Proteins found in one Lachancea thermotolerans CBS 6340 chromosome C complete sequence genomic segment:
- the AAR2 gene encoding U5 snRNP complex subunit AAR2 (similar to uniprot|P32357 Saccharomyces cerevisiae YBL074C AAR2 Component of the U5 snRNP required for splicing of U3 precursors originally described as a splicing factor specifically required for splicing pre-mRNA of the MATa1 cistron): MEVFIDQVPHAVTIGVDTYSFEVKQGQPFHGIKNIPREPALHVMHFQHSENGTRYGYWLESDAQDYVEFRYDGEKEIFTPRIFASDGDRSEGHRRFEQVNALMVPYPAVDEEDSWNELTKHVRWPDVKCIAGCSDGLVYVDSAMTTSEENKNLLNALSKGGRPQLNASAPTVEPTLNYTPIVFKSREAIRDDHKMEDFLDKSYYLHNVVLPRHHRNSMRSLLGELQWAFLNAMLFGSYGSSLQWHNLLELVCCSSTVSEAHMSELDNALSRELRVMPELYADTLLNEEVWAKCLDESFQGQRLHKTAVAARELLPALDNASDDGADYGAYEEALSHDQGLSDDDPDGPVVAERVLYRRR; the protein is encoded by the coding sequence ATGGAAGTCTTTATTGACCAGGTACCACATGCTGTCACCATCGGGGTAGACACGTACTCCTTCGAAGTTAAACAAGGCCAGCCTTTCCATGgaatcaaaaacattcCCCGAGAACCAGCACTTCACGTTATGCACTTCCAACACTCTGAGAACGGCACGCGTTATGGCTACTGGCTCGAGAGTGATGCACAAGACTACGTAGAGTTCCGGTATGATGGCGAGAAGGAAATATTTACACCAAGAATTTTTGCCAGCGACGGAGACAGAAGCGAAGGCCATCGCAGGTTCGAACAGGTCAATGCGCTCATGGTTCCGTACCCTGCAGTGGATGAGGAGGACAGTTGGAATGAGCTCACGAAGCATGTTCGGTGGCCCGATGTGAAATGCATTGCAGGGTGCAGCGACGGGCTAGTATACGTGGATTCGGCCATGACAACCAGcgaggaaaacaagaacttgctcAATGCCCTGTCTAAAGGCGGACGGCCTCAGCTGAATGCGTCCGCCCCCACCGTGGAGCCAACATTGAACTACACGCCGATCGTGTTCAAGTCGCGCGAGGCCATCCGCGATGACCATAAGATGGAGGATTTCCTGGACAAAAGCTACTACCTGCACAATGTTGTACTGCCACGCCACCACCGCAACTCCATGAGGTCATTACTAGGCGAACTCCAATGggcctttttgaatgctATGCTCTTTGGCAGCTACGGGTCGAGTCTGCAGTGGCACAACCTCCTAGAGCTGGTTTGCTGCAGCTCAACAGTTTCTGAAGCGCACATGTCCGAGCTGGATAACGCGCTAAGTCGAGAGCTCCGCGTCATGCCCGAGCTCTACGCAGATACGCTGCTGAACGAAGAAGTGTGGGCCAAGTGCCTAGACGAGTCTTTCCAGGGCCAACGCCTGCACAAGACCGCTGTCGCAGCGCGTGAGCTACTGCCGGCACTCGACAACGCGAGCGACGATGGTGCAGACTACGGGGCATACGAAGAAGCCCTATCACACGACCAGGGTCTCTCGGACGACGATCCGGACGGCCCGGTCGTCGCGGAGCGTGTGCTCTATCGCAGGCGCTAG
- a CDS encoding 40S ribosomal protein eS8 (similar to uniprot|P05754 Saccharomyces cerevisiae YER102W RPS8B protein component of the small (40S) ribosomal subunit) yields the protein MGISRDSRHKRAATGAKRAQFRKKRKFELGRQPANTKIGNKRIHTVRTRGGNKKFRALRIETGNFAWASEGVTRKTRIAGVVYHPSNNELVRTNTLTKSAIVQIDATPFRQWYESHYGQTLGKKKSGKVEEEIVSQSKNAEKKWASRAADAKVEQAVDAQFGSGRLYACISSRPGQSGRCDGYILEGEELAFYLRRLTAKK from the coding sequence ATGGGTATTTCTCGTGATTCTCGCCACAAGAGAGCTGCTACCGGTGCCAAGCGTGCTCAGttcagaaagaagagaaagttcGAATTGGGCCGTCAGCCAGCCAACACCAAGATCGGCAACAAGAGAATCCACACTGTCAGAACCAGAGGTGGTaacaagaagttcagaGCCTTGAGAATCGAGACCGGTAACTTCGCTTGGGCCTCCGAGGGTGTCACCAGAAAGACCAGAATCGCCGGTGTCGTCTACCACCCTTCCAACAACGAGCTGGTCAGAACTAACACTTTGACCAAGTCCGCCATCGTCCAGATCGACGCTACCCCATTCAGACAATGGTACGAGTCTCACTACGGTCAGACTTTGGGTAAGAAGAAGTCTGGTAAGGTTGAGGAGGAGATTGTTTCTCAGTCCAAGAACGCCGAGAAGAAGTGGGCCTCCAGAGCTGCCGACGCTAAGGTCGAGCAAGCTGTCGACGCCCAGTTCGGCTCCGGTAGATTGTACGCCTGCATTTCTTCCAGACCAGGTCAATCCGGCAGATGTGACGGTTACATCTTGGAAGGTGAAGAATTGGCCTTCTacttgagaagattgaCTGCCAAGAAATAA